From Lolium perenne isolate Kyuss_39 chromosome 5, Kyuss_2.0, whole genome shotgun sequence, a single genomic window includes:
- the LOC127299115 gene encoding uncharacterized protein, with product MVRRGGLLVGYGASSSATAWRAGRVLRAAVVAFFDGYHCFSPVAALLALPFSAAVLASQAMAPSSSTLRGASSRLREMFHAAGFPPSSFFSLLNGKLSQTVFTFAATLPFALTFLLLAKACVAAVLAAPAPDAPRRRRMSLPRAAAVARAYPALVATHLFNSFVMLSANAAVFSLLFLAFGAADLLGFTSHASTLALSAAGAIAYSVAVGVATVVCNLALVVAAMERGVAGHGALLRACVLIRGSVPTALALALPTNLGMAAAEALFQLRVVSQRRKAGRLAPGVAGEAFSVAYIHALCVVLEIIVSCIFYRSCCKRSEADELRELEPEEKGDLKA from the coding sequence ATGGTTAGGAGAGGAGGGTTGCTAGTTGGGTATGgcgcctcgtcgtcggcgacggCGTGGAGGGCCGGGAGGGTGCTGAGGGCGGCGGTGGTGGCATTCTTCGACGGCTACCACTGCTTCAGCCCCGTGGCCGCCCTCCTCGCCCTGCCATTCTCCGCCGCCGTGCTCGCGTCCCAGGCCATGGCGCCCTCGTCGTCCACGCTGCGCGGCGCGTCCTCCAGGCTCCGGGAGATGTTCCACGCCGCGGGGTTCCCGCCCTCGTCCTTCTTCTCGCTGCTCAACGGCAAGCTCTCGCAGACCGTCTTCACCTTCGCCGCCACGCTGCCCTTCGCGCTCACCTTCCTGCTGCTCGCCAAGGCCTGCGTCGCCGCCGTGCTCGCCGCCCCGGCTCCTGACGCGCCGCGGCGGCGCCGCATGTCgctcccgcgcgccgccgccgtcgcgcgcGCGTACCCGGCGCTCGTCGCCACGCACCTGTTCAACTCCTTCGTCATGCTCTCCGCCAACGCCGCCGTCTTCTCGCTGCTCTTCCTCGCCTTCGGCGCCGCCGACCTCCTGGGCTTCACCTCCCACGCCTCCACGCTCGCGCTCTCCGCCGCCGGCGCCATCGCCTACTCGGTCGCCGTCGGCGTCGCCACCGTCGTCTGCAACCTCGCGCTCGTCGTGGCCGCCATGGAGCGCGGCGTGGCGGGGCACGGCGCGCTGCTCAGGGCGTGCGTGCTCATCAGGGGCAGCGTGCCCACCGCGCTGGCGCTCGCGCTGCCCACCAACCTCGGCATGGCGGCCGCGGAGGCGCTCTTCCAGCTCCGGGTCGTCTCGCAGCGACGGAAAGCCGGGAGGCTCGCGCCGGGGGTCGCCGGCGAGGCCTTCTCGGTCGCCTACATCCACGCGCTCTGCGTCGTCCTCGAGATCATCGTCAGCTGCATCTTCTACAGGAGCTGCTGCAAGAGGAGTGAGGCCGACGAGCTCAGAGAGCTGGAGCCGGAGGAGAAGGGTGACCTCAAGGCTTGA